One Phaseolus vulgaris cultivar G19833 chromosome 2, P. vulgaris v2.0, whole genome shotgun sequence DNA window includes the following coding sequences:
- the LOC137809066 gene encoding uncharacterized protein, with protein MDQFFRISQCSSAKEMWEVLEVTHEGTEDKRFTHIVNHLTGLGKIFDKEELNIKVLKCLDRSWQPKVTAISESHDLSKLSTAALFGKLMEHELELKRLKEQEILERKPKGLALKASAQSDIKKEKEDAEHDETINLLTKRFSKFLKKKSRDRNQQKRRYPKQNESNSSNYTCFGCGKTGHIRMDCANNQSKEISASKKVERSKGSRDYISWEENEVSSTSSSSTESEETNLCFMVKDEGSRFTCS; from the exons ATGGATCAGTTCTTCAGAATATCTCAATGTagttcagctaaggagatgtgggaagtcttggAAGTTACTCATGAAGGCACTGAGGAT AAAAGgttcacccacattgtgaatcatCTTACTGGATTGGGAAAGATATTTGACAAAGAGGAACTTAACATAAAAGtgttgaagtgcctcgacagaagctggcaacccaAAGTGACTGCCATATCAGAAAGTCATGATCTGTCAAAgctgtcaactgctgcactatttgggaaattaatggagcatgagctggagctcaagagactcaaagagcaAGAAATACTGGAAAGGAAACCCAAGggacttgcactgaaagcaagtgCACAGAGTGACATCAAGAAGGAGAAAGAAGATGCTGAACATGATGAAACAATCAACCTACTCACAAAGAggttcagcaaattcctgaagaagaaaagcagagataggaaccaacaaaaaagaaggtatcctaaacagAATGAATCAAATTCCTCTAACTACACAtgctttggttgtggtaaaACAGGGCACATCAGGATGGATTGTGCAAACAATCaatcaaaggaaatatcagCCAGCAAGAAAGTTGAAAGGAGCAAGGGGAGCAGAGATTACATTTCTTGGGAAGAGaatgaagtatcttcaaccagTAGCTCTTCAACTGAGAGTGAGGAAACCAAtctgtgcttcatggtgaaagATGAAGGATCACGTTTTACTTGTTCCTAA